The Gloeobacter morelensis MG652769 genome contains the following window.
GCCAGTTCGACTTCTTCGTAGACGCGCGAGGAAGCGCGCGCACCGACTGCGCTCATGCCCGACTCCTCGCGCCATTTAGAAAGGCGCGAGCGCAACTCCAGGGCCAGGCGCTGGGCGGTCTTGGTGCCGACGCCCGGGGCCAGGGCGAGGGCGCGGGTGTTGCCCTGCAAAATCGCCTGCACCAGTTCGGTGGGGGCGAGGGTTTCCAGAAGGGCCAGACCCATGCGCGGGCCGATACCGCTCACCGAGACCAGTTGGCCGAAAAGTTCGCGCTCGCCGGATTCCAGAAAGCCGAACAGCTGCATGGCATCCTCGCGCACGATCATCAGGGTGAAAAGTTTGACCTCTTCGCCGATGCGGGGCAATTTGCCGACGGTGCGCGCGTGGGTCCACACCCGATAACCCACACCGCCCACATCCACAGTCGCCCAACTCTGGCCACTGCGCGGACCCACCTCCGCGAGCATGCCGCGCACAAAAGTGATCACACCCGACTCGGCTCCTTGCGCCAGAGCAGGCACGAGAGCCAGTTGACCAGCACATGGGCTACCACCGGTACCACCAGATTGCCGGTGGCGAGCGTCGCCCCCCCCAACACTAGACCGATGAGCGTCGCCCACAGCGCGTAGGGCCAGTGCCGCCAGTCCCAGATGTGCAACAGGCCAAACAACAGACTGCTTGCCACCAAGCCGATGGCCGGCAGCGCCACGCCCCGAAACAACAGCTCCTCGCTAAGCCCCGGCAACAGCCCCAGCCAGACGCGGTCGAAGCGGCTTAAAGGCGTCAGCACCATCTCCATATACTGATCGGCGCTCTCGCGGTAGGCGGGCCACCACTGATAGACCGCGAAACTCATCGCCCCGACGGCGAGCCCCAGGCCGACACCCTGGCCAAGGGCGAGCCACGAGAAGACCACCGGTAGGTCGATGCCAGCCAAACTGCGCCAGATCTGGGCAATCAGCAGCAGCACGATCGCCGAGAATGCCAGGGTCAACAGCAGCTGGGAGCGCGAAAGATCCATAGGTGAGTGCTTCCTGCAGCGAGTGCCTCGATCTTAATCGCTCCAGTCCGGGTATTTTAGTCGAAGGCACCCGGCATTTCTTCAATTAGAACTATTTCCGATGTTGCTTGACGACGATCAATTCTTAGGAGACGATGACTACTAACTTGCTTCGCTCGTTACAAAACTACAGTCGATCTTACTGTCCCGATTGCCGGTCACCTTGGAGCCATGGAGCAGATCGAATTTATCGTCCATTCAGACGGCCGCGTCGAAGAGCGCGTCACGGGGGTCGCCGGCAGCCGTTGCTCGGAGCTTACCCGTTCGATCGAGCAGGCGCTCGGCCCGGTACAGCATGTGCAGCCGACTTCCGAGTACTTTCAGCAATCGAATATCTCCCAGTCCTTGTGGAACACTTCCCAGACCCACTGACACCTTGCAGAGCCGCAGGAGCTGACCTTATGTCCCATTTCACCCAGATCAAGACGCGCATTCGCAACCTGGACTCGTTGGAGAAGGCCCTTGGAGACCTTCAGATCGCTGCCGAGCGCGGCAATGTCTCAGTACGCGGTTACCGCGGCGAGACCCGCCCGGCCCAACTGGTGATCCGCCAGGACAACGGACACGACGTCGGCTTTGTCTGGAACGGCCAGGAGTACGAGATGGTCACCGACGTTCAATTCTGGCAGCAGCCCTGGACGGTCGAGCGCTTCTTGGGCAAGGTGTCTCAGCGCTACGCCCTGCACACGGTACTGGCCGAATCGGCCCCCCAGGGTTTCAATCTGGTCACCCAGGAGAACCGCGAGGACGGCACGATGCGCCTGGTGCTTCAGCGCTGGAGCGCCTGAGATGGCGGCGCAGCAGCCCGCGCCCGGTCGCTCCGGCTTCGAGCCGGAACTGGGCGGCCTGCTCCGCGACGGTGTCGAGCGTTCGGGTCATGAACCCGAACTGGGCGGCACCCTGCGCCAGAAAGGCGTCTACGTCGATGAAGTGACCTGTATCGGCTGCGGTCACTGCGCCTACGTGGCCCGCAATACGTTTTACCTTGAGGCTGAGTATGGGCGCTCGCGGGTTGTCGACCAAAATGGCGACGCCACTGAACTGATTCAGGAGGCGATCGACTGCTGCCCGGTCGATTGTATCCACTGGGTCGATTACACCGAGCTTCCTGCGCTCGAAGAACAGCGGCGCTACCAAGAAATTCCCGATATCGGCCTACCGCCCACAGCGCGCAAAGTGCGCTCGCGCCGCCCGCCGGTGCGGCGGCCGAGGCCCAAGCCTTAGGGTGCAGGCACACCCAACTCCCGCAGCCGACGGCGAGCTTCCTCGCGCAGCGCAGCGGTGGGTGCTTCGAGGTAAAACTCATTCCATAGCCTGATAGCCCGTTCCCGGTCGTCGGCGGCGCCAAAAAAGGCGGCGGCGTTCTCTTTCATCACTGGCGGTGCTCCAGGTTCGGCGGCGGCCCGCGCGAAGTATTTCGCGGCTCGGGCGTAATCGCCGAAATGGCGAAAGGTGACCGAGCCTGCAAGCCGCCACAGATACCAGGTGCCGGTGTTGCCCAGGGCGTCGGGGCGGCCGGGGTTGGTTACGGCGCCACGCACGAGAATTTCTAGGGCGCGGGCCGGCTCGCCCATCGATTCGGCCACGGCGTAGTTGGCCTGGGCATAGGCGAACAAAAACCGGGGATTGAGGGTGGTGATCGCCTCCAGGTAGTCGGCGCTGCGGCCGTAGCCGTCTACAAGTCGGGCCGGCCGGTCGCCGAAGTACTGAACGTACTGCAGCCACAGCCAGTCTGCGAACAAATTACGGTAGCCCAGGCAGGCTGAATCCAAAAGGGCGGCCGGCGGTAGCGGGGTGGGAAGTGAGAGCGCTGTGCCGGGTTTTGCCTCCAG
Protein-coding sequences here:
- the ruvA gene encoding Holliday junction branch migration protein RuvA, with protein sequence MITFVRGMLAEVGPRSGQSWATVDVGGVGYRVWTHARTVGKLPRIGEEVKLFTLMIVREDAMQLFGFLESGERELFGQLVSVSGIGPRMGLALLETLAPTELVQAILQGNTRALALAPGVGTKTAQRLALELRSRLSKWREESGMSAVGARASSRVYEEVELALLALGFAPGEVVRALDAVAPAMAGEEQTEAWLRAAIAWLSEQG
- a CDS encoding CPBP family intramembrane glutamic endopeptidase translates to MDLSRSQLLLTLAFSAIVLLLIAQIWRSLAGIDLPVVFSWLALGQGVGLGLAVGAMSFAVYQWWPAYRESADQYMEMVLTPLSRFDRVWLGLLPGLSEELLFRGVALPAIGLVASSLLFGLLHIWDWRHWPYALWATLIGLVLGGATLATGNLVVPVVAHVLVNWLSCLLWRKEPSRV
- a CDS encoding DUF1257 domain-containing protein is translated as MSHFTQIKTRIRNLDSLEKALGDLQIAAERGNVSVRGYRGETRPAQLVIRQDNGHDVGFVWNGQEYEMVTDVQFWQQPWTVERFLGKVSQRYALHTVLAESAPQGFNLVTQENREDGTMRLVLQRWSA
- a CDS encoding ferredoxin → MAAQQPAPGRSGFEPELGGLLRDGVERSGHEPELGGTLRQKGVYVDEVTCIGCGHCAYVARNTFYLEAEYGRSRVVDQNGDATELIQEAIDCCPVDCIHWVDYTELPALEEQRRYQEIPDIGLPPTARKVRSRRPPVRRPRPKP
- a CDS encoding DUF2997 domain-containing protein, which gives rise to MEQIEFIVHSDGRVEERVTGVAGSRCSELTRSIEQALGPVQHVQPTSEYFQQSNISQSLWNTSQTH